A section of the Salvelinus fontinalis isolate EN_2023a chromosome 33, ASM2944872v1, whole genome shotgun sequence genome encodes:
- the LOC129832521 gene encoding uncharacterized protein LOC129832521: MNVLTVASLGLLLSIRRFHGDKCVVLGRVFKSAPHTHPHILPRLPHMHTPTFSPVCTTYTPPHSPPSAPHTHPHILPRLHHIHTPTFSPVCPTCTPPRSPQSAPHTHPHNLPRLPHIHTPSFSPVCTTYTPPHSPPSAPHTHPHVLPSLPHIHTPTFSPVCPTYTPPRSPPSAPHTHPHNLPRLPHIHTPSFSPVCTTYTPPHSPPSAPHTHPHVLPRLPHIHTPTFSPVCPTYTPPRSPQSAPHTHPLVLSSLPHIHTPTFSPVCPTYTPPRSPPSAPHTHTLVLPRLHHIHTPTFSPVCPTYTPPRSPPSAPHTHPPRSPPSAPHTHPLVLPRLPHIHTPTFSPVCPTYTPPRFPPSAPHTHPHILARLPHIHTPTFSPVCPTYTPPRSPPSAPHTHPHVLPRLPHIHTPTFSPVCPTYTPPRSPQSAPHTHPHVLPSLPHIHTPTFSPVCPTYTPPRSPPSAPHTHPHILARLPHIHTPTFSPVCPTYTPPRSPPSAPHTHPLVLPRLHHIHTPTFSPVCPTCTPPRSPQFAPHTHPHVLPRLPHIHTPSFSPVCTTYTPPHSRPSPPHTHPHVLPRLPHIHTPTFSPVCPTYTPPRAPQSATYTHPHVLPRLPHIHTPTFSPVCPTYTPPRSPPSAPHTHPHVLPRQLLTEKQTPHYLYRSEKTGAPITYQSLVIPSPPLHPVNPWPTPASTHHLTLSPRLQPRGLSG, translated from the exons ATGAATGTTCTGACAGTAGCGTCACTGGGTCTGCTCCTGTCCATCAGACGTTTCCATGGTGATAAGTGTGTGGTTCTGGGACGTGTGTTCAAG TCTGccccacatacacacccccaCATTCTCCCCCGTCTGCCCCACATGCACACCCCCACGTTCTCCCCCGTCTGCACCACATACACACCCCCACATTCTCCCCCGTCTGCACCACATACACACCCCCACATTCTCCCCCGTCTGCACCACATACACACCCCCACATTCTCCCCCGTCTGCCCCACATGCACACCCCCTCGTTCTCCCCAGTCTGccccacatacacacccccaCAATCTCCCCCGTCTGccccacatacacaccccctcgtTCTCCCCCGTCTGCACCACATACACACCCCCACATTCTCCCCCGTCTGccccacatacacacccccaCGTTCTCCCCAGTCTGccccacatacacacccccaCGTTCTCCCCCGTCTGccccacatacacacccccaCGTTCTCCCCCGTCTGccccacatacacacccccaCAATCTCCCCCGTCTGccccacatacacaccccctcgtTCTCCCCCGTCTGCACCACATACACACCCCCACATTCTCCCCCGTCTGccccacatacacacccccaCGTTCTCCCCCGTCTGccccacatacacacccccaCGTTCTCCCCCGTCTGccccacatacacacccccaCGTTCTCCCCAGTCTGccccacatacacaccccctcgtTCTCTCCAGTCTGccccacatacacacccccaCGTTCTCCCCAGTCTGccccacatacacacccccaCGTTCTCCCCCGTctgccccacatacacacaccctcgtTCTCCCCCGTCTGCACCACATACACACCCCCACATTCTCGCCCGTCTGccccacatacacacccccaCGTTCTCCCCCGTCTGCCCCACATACACACCCCCCACGTTCTCCCCCGTCTGccccacatacacaccccctcgtTCTCCCCCGTCTGccccacatacacacccccaCGTTCTCCCCCGTCTGccccacatacacacccccaCGTTTTCCCCCGTCTGccccacatacacacccccaCATTCTCGCCCGTCTGccccacatacacacccccaCGTTCTCCCCCGTCTGccccacatacacacccccaCGTTCTCCCCCGTCTGccccacatacacacccccaCGTTCTCCCCCGTCTGccccacatacacacccccaCGTTCTCCCCCGTCTGccccacatacacacccccaCGTTCTCCCCAGTCTGccccacatacacacccccaCGTTCTCCCCAGTCTGccccacatacacacccccaCGTTCTCCCCCGTCTGccccacatacacaccccctcgtTCTCCCCCGTCTGCACCACATACACACCCCCACATTCTTGCCCGTCTGccccacatacacacccccaCGTTCTCCCCCGTCTGccccacatacacacccccaCGTTCTCCCCCGTCTGccccacatacacaccccctcgtTCTCCCCCGTCTGCACCACATACACACCCCCACATTCTCCCCCGTCTGCCCCACATGCACACCCCCTCGTTCTCCCCAGTTTGccccacatacacacccccaCGTTCTCCCACGTCTGccccacatacacaccccctcgtTCTCCCCCGTCTGCACCACATACACACCCCCACATTCTCGCCCGTctcccccacatacacacccccaCGTTCTCCCCCGTCTGccccacatacacacccccaCGTTCTCCCCCGTCTGccccacatacacacccccaCGTGCTCCCCAGTCTGCCACATATACACACCCCCACGTTCTCCCCCGTCTGccccacatacacacccccaCGTTCTCCCCCGTCTGCCCCACATACACGCCCCCACGTTCTCCCCCGTCTGccccacatacacacccccaCGTTCTCCCCA